ACAACGCCAGCGATCATGTATATTAGTATTTCAAGAGATGCAAATGAGCACTTCCTCGTCCGCCAAGTCGAAGACCACTGCGATCGCGCACGATCTGATCGACAAGGACGAACACATCGAGCGCGCCGCGCGGGCGATGAAATCCATCTCCCATCCGCTCCGCCTCAAGATCCTTTGCGTGCTCGGTGATCGCGAGGTGAGCGTGCAGGAGATCGTCGACGCGGTCGGGACGACGCAAAGCAATATCTCCCAGCATCTTGCGATCCTGCGCGACAAGGGCGTTCTGCGAACCCGCAAGGATGCAAATCGCGTCTACTACCGCGTCGCCGACACGCGCACCCTCAAATTGATTGGAATGATGCGTGATCTGTTCTGCGGTGGATCCGCGTAGACTTCCGCGGCGGCTTCCATCTGCCGCGCTTCGGGCGGCCACGAAGACGAGGACGCAACGGAACACCGCTTGAGACCACCGCGTGCGGGTGTCCCGGTTGCCGCCCACCTCGCCCTGGTTTGTGCCGGGGCGATGTGGATCCTGCCGTTCCTGAGCCCGCTCCACTATTACCCCATCCCGACCTTTCACGGCGAACTCACGGCAGTCGCGCTCGGCCTCGCGGCGCTGACGTTGTGGATCCTCGGGCGAGGATTGGCGCCGACGCAGCTGCCGGCAACGGTATTGCTGCCGCTCTTCCTGGTCGCATTGATCGCGCTGCAGATGGCGTTGGGAAGACTCGCCAACCCGCTCGATGGTGTCGTCGGGGCGCTCTGCCTGCTGTGGGCAGCCGCCGTGATCTGGCTCGGCGCCGAACTGCGGGACCACTACGGTGTCGCGCGCGTCGTCGCGTTGTTCGCCTGGTGCGCGTTGATCGGCGCGCTCGCCTCGGCCGCGATCGGCCTCTTCCAGCAGTACGCGCCCGACGCGATCGGCCGTGTCGCCATGCGGCGCATGACCCCGGCGATCTATGCCAATCTCGGGCAGCCCAATCATCTCGCGCACCAGCTCGCTCTCGGGTTGGCGTCGCTCTTGTATCTCTGCGCGACCCGTCGCCTCGCCGTGACCGTCACCGGCGTCCTTGCGGTGGTCCTGTTGTTCGTGTCCGCGCTTGCGCAATCGCGCAGCCCCTGGCTGTATTTCACGGCCTTTGCGGTTCTTGCGGGGTTCCAT
Above is a window of Betaproteobacteria bacterium DNA encoding:
- a CDS encoding winged helix-turn-helix transcriptional regulator encodes the protein MSTSSSAKSKTTAIAHDLIDKDEHIERAARAMKSISHPLRLKILCVLGDREVSVQEIVDAVGTTQSNISQHLAILRDKGVLRTRKDANRVYYRVADTRTLKLIGMMRDLFCGGSA